Part of the Limihaloglobus sulfuriphilus genome is shown below.
TCTGTAGTCCACTGAGAGCGGAAAATAGTCGATGTTTTCTCTTGGGTTGCTTCGGCAAGCCGTTACAAGAACCTTTGTTTCACCGCAGCTTACGAACACGGCACCATGTGCCTGAGTAGCGATTTTACCGGTTTCGAAGGTGACTGTTTTGTCGCCGATTACACGTTCGATTTTTGTTACATTAAACATTTCTTTACCTCACTTAACATGCCGGCCAAACTGACAAATTCTTACACATTATAAACTTACAACTGCCGGCTAAACAATATTACATTACGTTGACATAAAAAAAGGCGCAAACGGCTATACAATAACAGCCGGTGTGCGCCTTTTTATTTTTTTAAAATCGGAAGATTCTATCTTACTTCCTGAGTCCAAGCTTTGAAATAATCTCACGGTACCTGTTGACATCCTTATTGCTTATGTACTTGAGAAGCGAAGCTCTGGTACTGACCATCTTTAGAAGGCCTCGCCTGGAAGCGTGGTCTTTTTTGTGTGATTTCAGGTGGCCGGTAAGTTCTGTTATCCTGTTTGTAAGCAGGGCAATCTGAACCTCCGGAGAGCCTGTGTCAGAACCGCTGAGCTGGTACTCTTTAATAATATCCTGTTTTTGTTCTTTTGTTATCATTTCGTAAAATAACCTTTCATAAATACTTATGCACTTTATTACAGTGCCAGAGGACTATATATTCACAATAGAGACGTAATATTAACTAATTGTCATTGAATATCAAGTGTTTTTCGCCTAAAAATAAAAATCGCAGGGCAATCGCATCTAAAGTCCTTTATTTTGTTGTGTCAGCACGCGATATAGGTATTGCTCGTTCCAGCCGCAGCACAGCCTTCTGGTCTTTATGCCGACCTTGTGCTTGGTTTGCTGTTTTAGCAGATTCAGTGCTATTCGTGAGAGCCTTGCAAAATTTTCTGCTCCATAACCTTTTCTTATTCTCCTTTCATCGTCGGCAAAGCTGATATCTAAACACCAGTGCAAGGAGTTCTCTACCCCCCAGTGGCCCCTGATATATTTGAGTAAATTTGGCGGATTTTTGCAAGTCAGGCTTGATATGTAATACCGTTTCTCTACGCTTGTTTCATCTCCTATGCTCCTCTTTGCCTCCACACATATCAGGCTCTTGAGCCCGACCCAGTTCTTCTTTTCAGAGTTAAGGAATCCTACATTTGAAACAGCCCGCAATGTGCGTTCTTCAACCCTGCCGTGGCCTCCATCAGTTTCACTTGCAACAGTATATTGAATATTATAGACATTATCGTCTATACATTCATCAAAAAGGGTAACTGCATTTTTATGCAGGCCGGTCTGATTTGCCTTTAGCTGCAAGATATAGTCCCCATCATTTTCAATTACAGCATTAGCAATTTCCTTTTGGCAGCCCATAGCATCAGTTGTTACAACTGCACCATCTAAATCAATTAACTCCAAGAGCTTAGGTATAGCCGTTATCTCATTGCTCTTGGTTTCTGTTGCAATCTGCCCAATGACCATTTTGTTGGTGTCGCACCAGGCATTTACCATGTGAACAGCCGCTTTTTCAGATGCATAATCAACGCTTCTACGCATAGTCTTGCCGTCAATGGCTATGAGCCTGCCTTCACTCTTTTGGGCTAAGGCATTGACCCATTCGAGGAAGCATTGTTCAAATGAGTCGGGTTTGAGAGAAGAAAATACTCGTCCAAATGTGTCGTGAGAAGGAATGCCATTAGGCAAAGAAAGAAAACTTTTAAACCACTCTTCTTTGCACTGAGCGAACTCTTCAACCTGTGTCCATCCATCAGCGCCACAAATTATTGCACAAATTGCAATGGATAAAATATCGCTAAGCTCATGCTTGCGAGTACGCTCGACTCTGGGGTCTTCAATTGTCGAAAAATAGTCCATTAATCTGCGTTGGTTTTGTTCTTTTTTCATAATTTTCCTCGTTTTAACGTTGCAAAGATATAGAATACTATATATTATACTATAATGAAAAAGACAAAAAAAGCTATAAAATTATTAGAAAAAATCGCAAAAATAGAGCGAATGGAACGAGGGAAGATATGTCAGATGAAAAACCGGCAGCATTTCAACCACCAAACGTGGAAAAATGGAGCCAATGTTGTGCGATATGTCCCAAAGGATGAGCTTGAAGCACTGCAGGCTGACATAGATAGTTACAACCAATTCATGGACTTAGTGCAACAATATGCTGACGAAATCATACGGATAACACGCCTTGAAAGAAAAAAACTAACCGAAAAGCCTAAAAAATGATATTTTAGATGCGATTGCCCTGAAAATCGCTTTAGTTTGCCTCTGAAATTTGATTGAGACAATTCATGAATTGTCTATACAGAGCGGTGGTGTGGCGGCAATATTGTAGAGAAAATTCACGAAGTTTCTCCAGACGGTAGCCTTCATTTGCTTAGTGTCCATTTACTCGGACGTAAATCCTGAGAGGCTTTGTGTTCTGTTAATTTTAAGCACCATCGTAAAATAAACATGTTAATTTTACGACGCTGCGTAAAATAATCTTGATTATTTTACGAGGCATGGTATAATCATCGCTGATATGAAGGTTAAAAGACTATATGATAATATACTGTATGAACATCTCAACGCCCAAAGGCAAATGGCATTTGTTACCGGCCCAAGGCAGGTTGGCAAGACTACTGCATGCGCTGTTCTGGCAAACCGGTGTTTTAATTGGGATAATATAGATGACAGGAAGATAGTCACAGGCGGTCCTGGGATTGTTGCTGATGAATTAGGGCTGGATAGGCTTACTGCAGCCAAACCAACAGTCATGTTTGACGAACTTCACAAATATCCCAACTGGAAACAGTTTCTGAAAGGTTTTTTTGACACATACTCGAGTGAACTGAAAATAATAGTAACCGGCAGCTCCAG
Proteins encoded:
- the rpsO gene encoding 30S ribosomal protein S15, producing MITKEQKQDIIKEYQLSGSDTGSPEVQIALLTNRITELTGHLKSHKKDHASRRGLLKMVSTRASLLKYISNKDVNRYREIISKLGLRK
- a CDS encoding ISAs1 family transposase; this translates as MKKEQNQRRLMDYFSTIEDPRVERTRKHELSDILSIAICAIICGADGWTQVEEFAQCKEEWFKSFLSLPNGIPSHDTFGRVFSSLKPDSFEQCFLEWVNALAQKSEGRLIAIDGKTMRRSVDYASEKAAVHMVNAWCDTNKMVIGQIATETKSNEITAIPKLLELIDLDGAVVTTDAMGCQKEIANAVIENDGDYILQLKANQTGLHKNAVTLFDECIDDNVYNIQYTVASETDGGHGRVEERTLRAVSNVGFLNSEKKNWVGLKSLICVEAKRSIGDETSVEKRYYISSLTCKNPPNLLKYIRGHWGVENSLHWCLDISFADDERRIRKGYGAENFARLSRIALNLLKQQTKHKVGIKTRRLCCGWNEQYLYRVLTQQNKGL